Proteins from a genomic interval of Mycobacterium conspicuum:
- a CDS encoding zinc-dependent alcohol dehydrogenase encodes MSFVTAVPSRMRAVLKQGRSVQLSWVAVPEPGPWDVLVRVEVAGVCRTDIYVAQGKLPCADPVILGHEFAGVVASVGSEVHGFVPGDRVAAMPAIPCDSCPRCASGMAECCARPQFLGLSRHGAFAEHIAVPAQVVYHLPDSLSFREGAYAEPVCASLAVLKAGIQPGERGLVFGDNRIAGLTKRVLSTVGFPDVEMHGMDESMWLETDAYDFAVETLPTREAFDELIRILRPGGRIILKSRPPNPVEIDLTAALRKELRFEAVSYGKFHQSLEFLARNEIGDLLGNTHPLEDFAEVFAAEEIGEHFKTFLSPGLMHTERFCHSGSVRGRNDHFRRVANAYV; translated from the coding sequence ATGTCGTTTGTGACCGCAGTGCCCAGCCGGATGCGCGCAGTTCTCAAACAAGGACGTTCGGTGCAGCTGTCCTGGGTCGCCGTGCCCGAACCCGGTCCGTGGGACGTCCTGGTCCGCGTCGAAGTCGCAGGAGTGTGCCGCACCGATATCTACGTCGCGCAGGGGAAGCTTCCGTGCGCAGACCCGGTGATTCTTGGGCACGAGTTCGCCGGCGTTGTCGCCTCCGTCGGATCCGAGGTCCACGGGTTTGTTCCCGGGGACCGGGTAGCCGCAATGCCCGCGATCCCCTGCGACAGTTGCCCTCGGTGCGCGAGCGGCATGGCGGAATGCTGTGCACGCCCTCAATTCCTCGGGTTGAGCCGACACGGAGCCTTCGCCGAGCACATTGCGGTGCCCGCTCAGGTGGTCTACCACCTGCCCGACTCGCTCTCGTTTAGGGAAGGCGCCTACGCCGAGCCGGTGTGCGCCTCGCTGGCGGTGCTGAAGGCCGGCATCCAACCCGGAGAGCGTGGCCTGGTCTTCGGCGACAACCGGATCGCGGGGCTGACCAAACGCGTCCTGTCGACGGTGGGCTTTCCGGACGTCGAGATGCACGGGATGGACGAATCGATGTGGCTGGAAACGGATGCCTACGACTTCGCTGTCGAAACCCTGCCCACCCGTGAGGCTTTCGACGAGTTGATCCGGATCCTGCGCCCCGGCGGGCGGATCATCCTCAAGAGCCGGCCGCCAAACCCGGTGGAAATCGATCTCACCGCTGCCCTTCGCAAAGAGCTCCGTTTCGAGGCGGTGTCGTACGGGAAGTTCCATCAATCGCTGGAGTTCTTGGCCCGCAACGAGATTGGCGACCTGCTGGGCAACACCCACCCGTTGGAGGACTTCGCCGAGGTGTTTGCCGCCGAGGAGATCGGTGAGCACTTCAAAACCTTCCTGTCTCCCGGCTTGATGCACACCGAACGCTTCTGTCACTCGGGCTCTGTTCGCGGGCGGAACGACCACTTCCGCCGGGTTGCCAACGCCTATGTCTGA
- a CDS encoding DNA polymerase III subunits gamma/tau — MALYRKYRPATFAEVVGQEHVTEPLSIALNAGRINHAYLFSGPRGCGKTSSARILARSLNCAQGPTATPCGVCDSCTALAPNAPGSIDVVELDAASHGGVDDTRELRDRAFYAPAQSRYRVFIVDEAHMVTTAGFNALLKIVEEPPEHLIFIFATTEPEKVLPTIRSRTHHYPFRLLPPRTMRSLIARICEQEGVVVDDAVYPLVIRAGGGSPRDALSVLDQLVAGADDDHVTYQRALGLLGATDVALIDEAVDALGAGDAAALFGAVESVIDAGHDPRRFGIDLLERFRDLIVLQAVPDAASRGVVDAPEDVLERMREQAARIGPATLTRYAEVVQAGLGEMRGATAPRLLLEVVCARLLLPSASDAESALLQRIERIETRLNVSIPADEAAPPARPAAPPVRPRKEAPAPPPKAAPEPVAAPPPAPQPAPAPAAGPESASSPGDLNAAAVGTMWPTVRDKVRQRSRTTEVMLAGATVRALEGNTLVLTHSSAPLAKRLCEQRNADVIAEALKDALGVSWRVRCDVGEEAPAVSTPPPARQEDPAAQPVDDSARRDEEEHMLAEAGHQESSAPRRDPEEVALELLQNELGARRIDGG; from the coding sequence GTGGCCCTCTACCGCAAATATCGACCGGCAACCTTCGCAGAAGTGGTGGGGCAGGAGCACGTCACCGAACCGCTGTCGATCGCGCTGAACGCCGGCCGGATCAACCACGCGTACTTGTTCTCCGGGCCGCGTGGCTGCGGAAAGACGTCGTCGGCGCGCATCCTGGCGCGGTCGTTGAACTGCGCCCAGGGGCCGACGGCGACACCGTGCGGGGTGTGCGATTCCTGTACGGCGTTGGCGCCCAATGCGCCGGGCAGCATCGACGTGGTGGAGCTCGACGCCGCCAGCCACGGCGGGGTCGACGACACCCGCGAACTGCGCGACCGCGCGTTCTACGCGCCCGCGCAGTCGCGCTACCGGGTGTTCATCGTCGACGAGGCGCACATGGTGACCACCGCGGGGTTCAACGCGCTGCTCAAGATCGTGGAGGAGCCGCCCGAGCACCTCATCTTCATCTTCGCGACCACCGAGCCGGAGAAGGTGTTGCCGACGATCCGGTCGCGCACCCATCACTATCCGTTCCGGCTGCTGCCGCCGCGCACCATGCGGTCGTTGATCGCGCGGATCTGCGAGCAGGAGGGCGTCGTCGTCGACGATGCGGTGTATCCGCTGGTGATCCGTGCCGGCGGTGGTTCGCCGCGGGACGCCCTTTCGGTGCTGGACCAGTTGGTCGCCGGCGCCGACGACGATCACGTCACCTATCAGCGGGCACTGGGGTTACTGGGCGCCACCGACGTCGCGCTGATCGACGAGGCGGTCGATGCCCTGGGCGCAGGCGACGCCGCGGCGCTGTTCGGCGCGGTCGAGTCCGTGATCGACGCCGGGCACGACCCGCGGCGCTTCGGCATCGACCTGCTGGAGCGGTTCCGCGACCTCATCGTGCTGCAGGCGGTTCCCGATGCGGCGTCACGTGGCGTCGTGGACGCGCCCGAGGATGTGCTGGAGCGGATGCGCGAACAGGCGGCGCGGATCGGGCCGGCGACCCTGACGCGCTACGCCGAGGTGGTGCAGGCCGGGCTGGGTGAAATGCGCGGTGCCACCGCCCCGCGGCTGCTGCTCGAGGTGGTCTGCGCGCGACTGCTGCTGCCGTCGGCTTCCGATGCCGAATCGGCGCTGCTGCAACGCATCGAACGGATCGAGACCCGGCTGAATGTTTCGATACCGGCCGACGAGGCCGCCCCGCCGGCTCGCCCCGCGGCCCCGCCGGTCCGGCCGCGCAAGGAGGCCCCCGCGCCCCCGCCGAAGGCGGCCCCCGAACCCGTCGCGGCACCACCGCCGGCGCCCCAGCCAGCCCCCGCGCCCGCCGCTGGACCCGAAAGTGCTTCGTCCCCAGGCGATCTCAACGCGGCAGCGGTGGGGACGATGTGGCCGACGGTGCGCGACAAGGTGCGCCAACGCAGCCGCACAACCGAGGTGATGCTGGCCGGCGCCACGGTCCGGGCGCTGGAGGGCAACACGTTGGTGCTGACCCATAGCTCGGCGCCCCTGGCCAAGCGGCTCTGTGAACAGCGCAATGCCGATGTGATCGCCGAGGCGCTCAAGGACGCGCTCGGGGTCAGCTGGCGGGTGCGGTGCGACGTCGGCGAAGAGGCACCGGCGGTGAGCACCCCCCCGCCGGCCCGGCAGGAAGACCCTGCAGCGCAGCCCGTCGACGACTCGGCGCGCCGCGACGAAGAGGAACACATGCTCGCCGAGGCCGGGCACCAGGAGTCGTCGGCGCCGCGGCGCGATCCCGAAGAGGTCGCGCTCGAGTTGCTGCAGAACGAGCTGGGCGCCCGCCGCATCGACGGCGGCTAG